ATAAAAGCTGCACTGAgaagaatattaatttattttgtttcactttggCTTTCCTTGCTTTGTTTCCAGCTTCAAATGAATCTGCAGCTAAACTAACTCTGAAACAACTGTAACTTACAGTTTGAAAGTCGTGCATCTGTGCTAGAATGACAATTATCTCCCCCAAGACTGTTATCCTCTTTGCtcagtgttttcttctccttctcccttcagGCCCAAGTAAAATACCTTCAGTGCATAGCAATTTCCTGCCTGGTCCTTGCAGCAAAAACCAACGAAGAAGATGAGGTCTgtatgtttcattttaaacaccCTGAACTCATCTCTCCCGTTCAGGTTGTTGGTGTTTCCAGGTCTTGGGCATAATGAGGAGCTTGTTTACCCGAAGCAGTCCGTAAGGGGCGACAGTAACATTTTCAGTCCTATTTCATCACTGGTTGGAAGAATTGTGACCTTTATGGATGAAGGACTTGTGTTTGCTTCTGTAATGGATGCcttgccctcctcctgcccttaAATCTCTCTCCCCTCTTCAGAATCCACAGCTCACAGTGAAGCTTGGGCTGGGGGCCGTGCCCAGCTTTGTGCACACAACATCAGTGCTGTAATTCCGTTGTGACAGGCCCGGGGAGGGTGAGGTAGGTGAGGCAGAGTGGAGGTTCTTCAGATGAAGCTTAAAATAATTGAGTGTGCTTGGAGTCAGAACTGGTTTCTGAACCTGGTGAGGAAATGACTCAGGTCTGCACCTCAAGGTGAGCACGTAAGATCAGCAGCTACCCCCGCCAGTGTGAGATCACACAGGGCCACCTCTCCTGGCAGAAGGGCCCTGACAGACTTCTTCAGCCATTTACAGACGTGAGCCAAAAGCGTTTCAGGTTGagtttctcctttttccttcattctgttttgaaaaagaacAGGAAGCCTGGGAGCTGGAGTCAGACACGCGTGTCCCTTCGAGCAAGCTCTGCTGTGGCGAAACGCTCGTGGGAGCCCGTCTTAGGATGTGTCACACTGAggttcttcttcttctcctctcaGCTAAAAAGGAGAAGCTGAGTCAATGACCACAGGAAACAAGGCAACCACAGAAGGCCCTGTGAAACAGGCCAGCAGGAAGCCTCCTCCTAGCTAGAGGAGCAAAACTAACGAGTCTGGTAGCAGGGAACGTGCGTCGCCGATGCGGCGTTGAGGCGGCTCGTGGCGACCCGGGAGGTGACCGGCCTCGTCCTTGCCAGGGGCTGCCAGGGGTTGCCCCGTGGCCAGCGTGGGCCAGTCCGCACGGAGAGTGGGAGTCACCTGGGAGAGCGGGCTCTGAAAGAGCCTTCTGCAACCCTTTGGGACGTGGGTGACCTTGTCGGATCGCAgtacacagagacacacacagcgCTGCATAGGACGttggcttatttttattttttttaattttttttttttttttttttttacaggtaaTACCATCGGTGAAGACGCTCGCAGTACGGAGTGGTTGTAAACGCTCTTCAGCTGAGATCTTGAGAATGGAAAGAATTATACTAGATAGGCTTCACTGGGATCTTTACACAGCAACACCAATGGATTTCTTAAACATTGTAAGCGCTAAGTTtggcaaaatttttttctttaaagaaacagcTCCTTATCAAATAAGACTAGAAAACACAGCTGcgcacacatacacacccccacACATCCTTCCAAAGATGCTTTGCAAACTCCCTGTTCTTAGCTATCTGCAAGTCTGTTGAAGAATGGTACGgtgacttttatttaaatttattttttaaaattttctactCTTTAAAACCTCTCATTTTGCTCAAAAAGTTTACTCCCATCTTTAAAGGGCAACTAAAACGGACATTAAAAAGATTCTCATAATGCACAACTATAcgccatttttatttctttaaatacacactgcaaaaatatttctaactaTTTCCATTCTATTAATACTGTACATAGAAAGCTGTCAGAGTTTTGCTACATTTCacacacagggtttttttttcttaaaccattttcctttttatccCAATAATTATTCACCCTTGTTTTAGGCAATGAGACTACCCCAATCTGGCACTTAGTTCACATTGCAGTTACTAAACATTTATTAGAAACAATTAAACTTTGTCTTCAAGAAACGATCATGTGCTAGTAAGGCAAAAATCATGTGATACGAACACATCCTGGATCCCTTTTTTAAGGTTATGTGCAAATATTAAGCCGTCTTAGGCTGCTGATTGTGAAAACTGCCTTTTGTAGGTGCTTGTTTCCTCAGTAAATGCAGAGTGCAGTCATTACTCTTGGTTTTACTCTATCTGCTGGCCTGAACTGAATCTCCTGGATAGCAATCTGGATAACGTAGGAACTTCAGAAGTTGTTAGGAAACACAGACCTTGTACATTCATTATAAGCTCAAAAAACCAGTTCAGTGATTGGCAAgtacaaacacaaaacacaaaaaaaaaaaaaagaaaaagaaaaagaggggtgAGGGGGGGAAACCCTTTAGGCTTCCTGATATGAGATGAAATTAGTCTGTACTTCTGGCTGATAACATGAAAACATACAAAGTTCACTGACCTCTGcgcttggttgttttttttttttgttgttgtttaaatatatatatactttgtCTTCTCTCCAGTTCCACGCCACGGTGATGTCCAGCTGGCCCCATCTGCTCCCCGGGCTGCCTCAGACGAACCCTTCCCGCCACGTCGCGTTCTTGACGAGGCAGCTGCAGCACTGGATGGCGTGCCACCAGCTAGTGCAGTTCAGGGGCTCCACGTTGGCTTTGGTGATCATCACCTTGGAGCTGGAGAGGCTGACTCCTGAGTGGTTTCCTGTTATTACCGATCTGCTAAAAAAAGCACAGGTAGGAATCAAAACGGCCTTTGCTCCCAAATCCTGAGGCGGGGACACCGATACCGGATAAAACACACGTGTGTTTACAGCCGGCCTTGCGCTCCCGAGGAGCGTGTGTGCGTGTTCCTCTGCCACCGCGGGCCTTGCTAGTGCTGAGGGAAGAGGGAACAAAGCCacagcgaggggctggggctggggagggctttGTCTTTGGCACAGAAGTCTCTGAGAGCACCTAAAAACCTGCCCGCTGTGTCCCCAGCCTCCCACCGAAGGCTGCCAGACCTTCCAACTAAGTACAGTTACCTTGCTGTTAAATATAATGTTTAGCTTCTGAAGATACACATTAAAGGCAAGCTGTtcggtttttgggtttttttaaagcttttctccAGCTTCATAACACACATGCCTTTTAAGAGACTATACCCAGAAGGCTGAACACCCTGGCTGTCAGCTTACCGTCAACCCGTTTTGTGGGTCTTGATTTTGAAATAacctattttgaaataaattttgaaaaaaccTGTCCCCCCCTGTTGTCACCTCCTAAAGAGAGGGCACGCTTGCCAACACCAGAGCAAAAGTGCTGCTGTGTTTTCTCAGCAGATAATGACAAATGGGTATTCCCTTTCCATTTGGGTGGTAGTTCAGGAGCTCGTGGTTACGTGTTCTGGTCAGGGCCACTGTAGCCGTGTCTCTCgaggcagccagcccagcctggccctgccctAATGACAGAGTTACCAAAGCAGCGGCCACAAGAGAGAGTAATTTATTATGAACTTAGAAAAAAATCTACATCTCTCCTTACAGGTTAACAGCACTGAATTCATCCACTGCAGAGAGCTTGTGGGTGAAGAGCTAACGCGCCTGCAGCTATCCAATGCTGTTTATATTTTCCATCCCGGCAGTGAAGCCATCCCAGGCCGTCCCGAGGCAAggccaccccagcacagcccctctgggtCAAAGGATTCCCACCAAGTGAGGCTGAGGGGCTCGGTAAACCCGCCAGGTTTAGCACCTTTCACGCCCACAGCCCCAACTCCCCGCGACACCACGGAGACGGAGGGATGCTACGATGGATTCAGACACCTCCTCAGCGAGGACGGGGGAGCGAGCGGCGGGAGGCTGGAGGCGGGGGGCAGCTCCTTGTGTCCCCCCTTACAGCCACCCGAGAGGGACTAGTGGGGAGCTACTGCCTCCAAAGTGGCAACTGCAGAACCAGTAGGCCCCAGTGAGCAGCGCAGCCGGCACCAGAGCAAAAGtgctgctgtttttcagaggATAATGACAAATGGGTATtatctttctattttttaatgtcCTTCCTAAGCAGCGTGTGCTACGCCttggtttttaacattttaaatacagaaagctggggagaggagggactTGGTCACAACCCTCTAACTCGGGGCTCAAGTTGGCAGAAGGTTATGAACTGCACAACTTTAAAACAGCTGTGACAGTGCGTCAGATCGAGCCTTTCACCCGGCTCACCCCACTGGTCTCCCCTTGGAGCTACCCTGAGCTGCCCCGGGGGAGTGAACAGGAGCTGCCCTCCAGGGAGGGGGAGCTCCCGCTTCCAGTTTTAAGAAAAACCTCCAGTTTTTTGTAAGGCCTTACCCTGGAAGCCAGGCTCTGAGGTCTGTGCTCCTTCCTGCTTAAACCATTAAATCCCAGTTCCTACAAGCTGTGGGAAATTGCTTCTTGCCCACAGCCCCCGTTGCTTTGGGCCTGTGTGTCGttcagggatttttaaaaaaatttattctgttttgcCAGACTGGACAACACAAATGCCTTTAATTaatcccccaccccacccccccattaGTTTTTGTGAACTGCTAATCTCCACCGCAAGGCGGTTTTACAAACTACAGAGGTCAGTTTAAACCTTttctgcacttttaaaaaaaacagccttAATGCgcgcttttaaaataaatgttttcttagttttttgggggtttgttttaaacagctttttccAGTGATTGCTGTCCCGGTGTGAAGGTACCCGGGCAGTACAGGGTGAACACCACCTGCAAGTGGTGTCACAGCACGGGAACGTCCAAGTGTGCAGGACGAGTGTCCTGAGCCACGACACTTCCCAGAAGCAGCAGTGAGGGGGGAGCGAGCTCTGGGTGCGTGCAGGGAGGAAGCCACACTTCTCCTCTGAAACCCCAGAGAAAGCAGTGCCAAAACGTGCCAGAAAGAAACATTTAGTACCAGAGACTTGGTGCGGGTGAGACGTGTGAGCAGACCTGAGCCTCTGCCCCGGGCGAGGGCTGCTGCAAGGTTTGGACCCAGGGAGGTTTCCGAGGTGCCCCTAGACCTTTGGGGTGTTATTTATTCACCCACCCTACCACAGGGAAGGTTTTCATTTCATGGTAGGGCTCTTCCCTCCCCGCAGTGCAGCACCTTCCTTTTGTAGCACAAGCTGTGACTTGACTGCCTGACTTCTGAAGGAGGCAAGTTGTCTTTTGtagttttcattaaataaaacgGAAGCTCGGTCTGCGCGGTCTCGGCGCGCTCCTTGCCGAGTCCAGCCAGAAGCTGGTGCCCACTCGGGGCCCTGCAGGAGGCCGGGGCAGGGTCTGGTTCTgctttccctcccacccctttGCCCTGTCTCAAGCATCTCCCCCGGCTGCGTTAACCAGTGGAAATGGTAGCAAAAAAATTCTACGCGTTGTAACGAACGTGCTGTAACTTTATACCGCAACCATAGCTCGTGCTTTTTCCCCCAGTTTTGAGCCTACGTACAGCTCTTGCCCCTAAGCGGGATGGCACGTTAAAAACCACGAACAAACCTGCTCTTCAAACCCTCTGCAGATCTATACGACCCAAAAATCTGCACTCACAGGGAGTTAATGCTAAAAGATGAAGCCCGCGCTGCCCAAAGGCTCAGCAGGGTCCTGTGTTCCCAGTGGGGCTGCACCGTGCCGTACTGGGATGGGAGCAGTAAGCTGGAGCCCGCCCGCTCCCCCGGGACCGGCTGctgctccccccgcagccccggtcccgcccgcccgccccttcccACGAAGGGCCAAACACTCCGGGCTTGGCCCCAGCAGGTTAAAACCCGCCGCTTTGGGCAACCATTGTCCTTCAGAACGGAGCTTCCTGCCCTAAGGAACAAGCTGCAAGCTCCAggaaggagctgctggagcaACAAGGACTGAAGGAGCCTCTCGGGCAGCGAGCGCGGCACAAACCCCGCCGTGAGCGGCCGGAGGGAgccgggggctgccggtgccTCCGGAGCGTCAGGAGTGACCGCGGCACCGCCCAGGGGACAGCACCAACGGAACGGCCCTTTGCCCGGCGGCCTTCCAGAGACGAGGACGGTCTCGTGGGTTGGATTGTGCCCAGCCCGCGTGTACAGACACAAGTCTGTTCCACCTGCAGCCCAACTCCCCCCGAGGAGCCCGTAACCAGTTTGCTACTGGTGAGAACGTCAGCGAGTgctggcacagagctgctgtgtCCAGGGCTCGTTTGGTGAGGGTTGCTGTTCTGGGGGAATATGCAGTCCCTGTCAAACTCCAGAAGACATTTACTGAGTATTGTCAGAGCTCTTAGGGGGCCTCATCTTGACCTGGGAGGGGAGGCCGCCCTGCCCGCTGCTCCCCACCCCGGCTCCAGCCGAGCAGCGCGGCCGGGTTTGGGTCAGCACCCGCCCGTCCCTTGTCCCTTCCCCAGGACTCAGCGCAGGGGAGACACAACCTCtcagccccagcctcctcctgctgctgccacgCTTCAAGTTACACCACCGTGTAAAGAAAGCAGTTAATTACACCAGGGATCCCCTCCCGTAACCAACCACCGGACTGTTCTGTCCTTCCAGAAGCTTCCtggcagccgccgccgctgctgcacACGGATGCTCAGATTCCAAAGCAgaaccaaaacacaaaccaaacgtTAAATCGCCAACAGAACCAGCGAAACGATCCAGTCACCCCCCACGGCCACCACATCCCCCCTTCATAAACCACCACCCAAAGGAAACGTGTCACAGCCACAGCAAGTCACCCCGGCACCGCTGCGTGCGAGGAGGGATCCCTCCTTGCCACGGGCGTGTGGCCACCTCGAGAGCTCACTTACACCGCTGTGCAAATAGTCTGCAGTCAGAGAATGGATGGAGATACAAGaaaagagcagagggaagagcaaTACAATAGTCGTTTTTACAGGTTTCTGACAAAATGAGCTGCCGTGTCAGAGAAATGCACGGCAGCAATTCCGAGCAGGCGGCCCCGGAGCGCAGAGCCCTTCCAGAGCACCCAGCAGGCTGCTGCCAGACACCGAGTGCCCTCAGACACAGACAGAACCTTTCTCTCTCATCTCCGGGGTTGCCTCTGGGcagtttttatattttgctaATTGGCTTGAGGGTTTTAAATTTCATGTTGAACAGTACTTACAGTTCCATTCTTTCAGAATGCAGAGAAGTGCACCCAGATCGAGTGATGCACTAACTCCTGGGCGGTCTCAGCAgctccccctcttcttcctcagcaaGGCGTGCAAGCTGAATCCCACCAAACTAGGGTCATGGCAAACAGAACCTAATCACGTCTTCTGagcaattttggaaaaaaaaagaaaagcttttattccCAATTCACCTATCCAGATGGGAATCTAACCTGAAAATAG
This genomic interval from Athene noctua chromosome 12, bAthNoc1.hap1.1, whole genome shotgun sequence contains the following:
- the CCNI2 gene encoding cyclin-I2, producing the protein MKYPGPPESSRLAFCLENALAREARIWKVPVFQNLTLKGTDIPLSCYKKAVLWIAEISSQFQFYPETFALATSIFNRLLASVKAQVKYLQCIAISCLVLAAKTNEEDEVIPSVKTLAVRSGCKRSSAEILRMERIILDRLHWDLYTATPMDFLNIVSAKFGKIFFFKETAPYQIRLENTAAHTYTPPHILPKMLCKLPVLSYLQVC